CGGCATAGAAGTTCCAGGCGCCGATGTCCAGGTCCGCCATCAGCTTGCGGCGCACCGACGGTGGCAGCGGGCCCTTGCCACCGTAGTACTGCGCCTTGGTCACCCGGGTCGCGGCCTCCCACAGCAACTCCACCGAGGTCGCGCCGTTGGGGATCACCATGTTGAGCTTGAGCGGGCGGATCGCCTCGGTGAGGTCGTGCAGGGCGTCCTCGTCGGGAAAGGTCACCATGAAGGGCCGGTAGCCCGGCGGCTCGGGCATCAGCCACACGCCCAGCCGGGTGACGATGCCGAGCCCGGACTGGGTGAACAGGCCATCGATCCACGGTCCCGCGCCCCATTTGTACAGCTGACTGGCGCGTGCGCCTGGCAGCGCGCCAGTGGCGGTGTCGACCACGGTGCCATCGGCCAGCACCACCTGCATGCCGCACTGCATGGTCAGGTGTTCGCCATAAGGGGTATAGCCGGCGCCGTGGTCGAGCAGGTTGCCGAGCACACTGCCCCAGCCCGGTGCCGCGCAATCGATCCAGAGCGGAATGTCGTGTTCCTTGAGGTAGCGGTACAGGTCGAAATAGCTGACGCCGGGTTCGACCACCGCGTAGCCGTCGCGTGCGTTGACTTCGATGATGCGGTTCATGCGCGCCAGATCGAGCACCACGTAACCGCTCTTGCGCGGGGCCGGGCCGCCGTAGGCGTAGTTCTTGCCCGTCGACACCGGCCACAGCGGAATGCCGTATTCGCGCGCCACCTTGAGCACCGCCTGGATTTCCTCCACCGAATGGGGAGCAACCGCAGCCGCGGGCGTGTGTGCGGCATCCTCGGTGGTCGAATACGGGTCGAGGTAGCTGCTGAGCGCGGTCTCGTCGGCATAGACATAGGTTTTGCCGACCGCCTGGCGGAAGCCGGCCAGCGCCTGGCTGAACGCGGCGGCGGAAAGTCCTGGGGGAAGCGTGGCTGGCATCGGGCCGGTTCCTTGTGCGGTGGCGTCAGACGGCGGTGAAGACGAAGGAGACCAGGTGGTCTGGACTGCGCGCGGGAAGCCGCACCGGCGCCAGGCGCGCGGTAACCACGCTCGGCGCAGTAGCGGTGGCGGAACGTGCGCTCATCGGCGGCAGGCAGCGCGCCAGCACTACCGGCCAGTGCCCGGCGGCGTCGGCCAGCGCGGCGGCGAGGACCGTGGCCGCCGGCCCACCCTCGAGCGTATGCAGCAGACCGGCATCGCCATAGCCGTGGCGGGCGATCAGCAACGGGCGCAGGCCGGCGCGCTGCAAGGCCGTCGAGAGCACGAAAAAGG
The DNA window shown above is from Aerosticca soli and carries:
- a CDS encoding FAD-binding oxidoreductase, which produces MPATLPPGLSAAAFSQALAGFRQAVGKTYVYADETALSSYLDPYSTTEDAAHTPAAAVAPHSVEEIQAVLKVAREYGIPLWPVSTGKNYAYGGPAPRKSGYVVLDLARMNRIIEVNARDGYAVVEPGVSYFDLYRYLKEHDIPLWIDCAAPGWGSVLGNLLDHGAGYTPYGEHLTMQCGMQVVLADGTVVDTATGALPGARASQLYKWGAGPWIDGLFTQSGLGIVTRLGVWLMPEPPGYRPFMVTFPDEDALHDLTEAIRPLKLNMVIPNGATSVELLWEAATRVTKAQYYGGKGPLPPSVRRKLMADLDIGAWNFYAALYGPPPMIERSWSVVRDALGKVKGARFYTDRPGDTAWEYRAKLMRGIPNMTEYSLMNWIGSGAHIDFSPMSAPTGDDAVRLYHLIKDKVEARGFDYIGEFLIGWRDQHHIFMLIFDRTDPQERERAHQVFGEIVADAAAQGFGEYRTHLDFMDQIAATYDWNDHALRRLNERVRDALDPGGIMAPGKMGVWPRRMRA